A single genomic interval of bacterium BMS3Abin02 harbors:
- the mtfA gene encoding protein MtfA, translated as MKRRFRKALATPFPEAWRDLLAARVSWYALLDPPEREKMENLTRMFLSQTRFEGAGGLEMDDQIRVVIAYQACLLVLNLGIEWYRDVTAVIVYPSAVVKAGSRGISDGIVDDGAFPMAGEARLHGPVVVVWDAALRQARHPERGHNVVFHEFAHKIDMSDGAADGMPPLPSRSAQLEWHATMEETLRRVRSTHATSLDPYAGTNAAELFAVATEGFFDAPAALRRSVPALYTMLSDFYGQDPATRRRAGR; from the coding sequence ATGAAACGACGATTCCGCAAGGCGCTCGCCACTCCGTTTCCCGAAGCTTGGCGCGACCTTCTCGCCGCGCGAGTGTCCTGGTACGCGCTCCTCGACCCGCCCGAACGGGAGAAGATGGAGAACCTGACTCGCATGTTCCTCTCCCAAACGCGCTTCGAGGGTGCAGGGGGGCTCGAGATGGACGACCAGATCCGGGTGGTCATCGCCTACCAGGCGTGCCTGCTGGTCCTCAACCTGGGAATCGAGTGGTATCGGGACGTGACCGCCGTCATCGTCTATCCGTCGGCCGTGGTCAAGGCAGGATCGCGAGGTATCAGCGACGGGATCGTAGACGACGGCGCTTTCCCCATGGCCGGAGAGGCACGCCTGCACGGACCGGTAGTCGTCGTGTGGGACGCGGCGCTTCGCCAGGCACGGCATCCAGAACGAGGGCACAACGTGGTGTTCCACGAGTTCGCCCACAAGATCGACATGTCCGACGGTGCCGCCGACGGCATGCCTCCCTTGCCGAGCCGATCGGCGCAGCTCGAGTGGCATGCCACGATGGAGGAGACCCTCCGTCGGGTCCGATCCACCCATGCGACTTCGCTCGACCCCTATGCGGGGACAAACGCCGCCGAGCTCTTTGCCGTGGCAACCGAGGGTTTCTTCGATGCTCCGGCCGCCCTCCGGCGCTCGGTCCCGGCTCTCTACACAATGCTGTCCGACTTCTACGGTCAGGACCCTGCAACCAGACGGCGAGCCGGTCGATAG
- the zwf_1 gene encoding glucose-6-phosphate 1-dehydrogenase: protein MTRGSADALCWFGCTGDLGLKMTFPALFNMARRGRLTVPVVGVALSGWTLHDLQERARESIDTYGGGIHGAEDGKAFDRLIQSLAYVDGDYTDMSTFRSLHQKLDTAGATKPAYYLAIPPSMFSPVIRSLGEAGLAANGRVIVEKPFGRDLASARELTRTINEVFPEEAVYRIDHYLGKEEVLGVLYARFANAVFEPLWNRTTIDSVQITMAENFGVAGRGRFYDGVGAIRDVVQNHMLQLVALLAMEPPIMDRASIQAEKEKVLRATKSVPSRAAVRGQFDTYRKEQGVAPGSNVETYAALRVNIDTWRWAGVPFFLRTGKNLPVHVTEAYIKLRKPPTSVLPEGRGRSEADAIRFRFTPSGQIGLNINVKAPGTSFSGERRELLLRDDNPDEMTPYERLIGDALAGDKLLFTSALAVENAWRVVDPVLRQDDAPLIYKTGTWGPKEAADRLIGEHGPWHDPVP from the coding sequence ATGACGCGCGGGAGTGCCGACGCTCTGTGCTGGTTTGGCTGCACAGGTGATCTCGGCTTGAAGATGACGTTTCCGGCTCTGTTCAACATGGCCAGACGGGGCCGGCTCACGGTCCCGGTGGTCGGCGTCGCCCTCTCCGGATGGACGTTGCACGATCTTCAGGAGCGGGCACGGGAAAGCATCGACACCTACGGCGGCGGCATCCACGGGGCCGAGGACGGCAAGGCCTTCGACCGGCTGATTCAAAGCCTCGCCTACGTGGACGGCGACTACACGGACATGTCGACATTCAGATCTCTGCACCAGAAGCTCGACACGGCGGGAGCCACCAAACCGGCCTACTACCTGGCGATTCCGCCCTCGATGTTCTCGCCCGTGATCCGCTCCCTCGGCGAAGCCGGACTCGCGGCGAACGGGAGGGTGATCGTCGAGAAGCCGTTCGGCAGGGATCTGGCGTCCGCCCGCGAGCTGACCAGGACCATCAACGAAGTCTTCCCGGAGGAAGCCGTCTACCGCATCGACCACTACCTCGGCAAGGAGGAAGTGCTCGGCGTGCTGTACGCACGATTCGCGAACGCCGTTTTCGAGCCCCTCTGGAACCGTACCACCATCGACAGTGTCCAGATCACCATGGCCGAGAACTTCGGGGTGGCGGGACGCGGACGCTTCTACGACGGAGTCGGCGCGATTCGAGACGTCGTCCAGAACCACATGCTCCAGCTCGTGGCACTGCTCGCCATGGAGCCACCCATCATGGATCGAGCATCCATCCAGGCAGAAAAGGAGAAGGTTCTGCGTGCGACGAAGTCGGTGCCGTCGCGGGCGGCGGTCAGAGGCCAATTCGACACCTACCGGAAGGAACAAGGTGTGGCTCCGGGATCGAACGTCGAGACCTACGCTGCACTGCGAGTCAACATCGATACGTGGAGATGGGCAGGTGTGCCCTTCTTCCTGAGGACGGGGAAGAACCTCCCGGTACATGTCACCGAGGCATACATCAAGCTGCGGAAACCACCAACCTCGGTGCTGCCGGAAGGACGCGGCAGGAGCGAAGCCGACGCGATCCGGTTTCGGTTCACTCCATCAGGCCAGATCGGACTGAACATCAACGTCAAGGCACCCGGCACATCCTTCTCGGGAGAGAGGCGTGAGCTGCTGCTTCGAGACGACAACCCCGACGAGATGACCCCGTATGAGCGGCTCATCGGTGATGCACTCGCGGGCGACAAGTTGCTGTTCACGAGCGCACTGGCCGTGGAAAACGCATGGCGCGTGGTGGACCCCGTACTCCGACAGGATGACGCCCCGCTGATATACAAGACAGGAACGTGGGGGCCGAAGGAGGCGGCAGATCGCCTCATCGGTGAGCATGGCCCATGGCACGATCCCGTCCCTTGA